Proteins encoded by one window of Kribbella italica:
- a CDS encoding HAD family hydrolase: MRIRAVLFDADGVIQVPTVDWRATLRTFLRPDQSAEEFVLDLMTSERPSLTGKGDFREATAEVLRRWEVSTPVAEVLALWEQFAAVPEAIDVVQELRAAGIPCHLATNQQAYRREIMNDRRNYGQWFDRSFYSCDLGVAKPDPAYFKAIVTAIDLPPSSVLFVDDTAPNIDGAREAGLYAEQFDLSSGVPVLRGLLHGYGLPVATDDPEQRQQG, translated from the coding sequence ATGCGTATCCGAGCCGTGCTGTTCGACGCCGACGGCGTGATCCAGGTCCCGACCGTCGACTGGCGTGCCACTCTGCGGACCTTCCTCCGCCCGGACCAGTCCGCCGAGGAGTTCGTGCTCGACCTGATGACGTCGGAACGTCCGTCACTGACCGGCAAGGGAGACTTCCGCGAGGCGACGGCCGAGGTGCTGCGACGCTGGGAGGTCAGCACGCCGGTGGCGGAGGTCCTGGCGCTGTGGGAGCAGTTCGCCGCCGTACCGGAGGCGATCGACGTCGTCCAGGAGCTGCGAGCGGCCGGGATCCCCTGTCACCTGGCCACCAACCAGCAGGCGTACCGGCGCGAGATCATGAACGACCGCCGCAACTACGGGCAGTGGTTCGACCGGTCGTTCTACTCGTGCGACCTGGGCGTCGCGAAACCGGATCCGGCGTACTTCAAGGCGATCGTGACCGCGATCGACCTGCCGCCGTCGTCGGTGCTGTTCGTCGACGACACCGCGCCCAACATCGACGGCGCGCGGGAGGCCGGGCTGTACGCCGAGCAGTTCGACCTGTCCAGCGGCGTACCGGTGCTACGCGGGCTCCTGCACGGGTACGGGCTGCCGGTCGCGACTGACGACCCAGAGCAGCGCCAGCAGGGGTAG